The following coding sequences are from one Fibrobacter sp. UWT2 window:
- a CDS encoding proline--tRNA ligase, translated as MKLSKYFYVTLRETPSDATMPSHIFLMRGGYIKPVSTGIYSMMPMGFRVIQKIVNIIREEMNKIGGIEVDLPVVQTAELWSESGRYQAIGEELLRFKDRNNHNMVLAMTHEEAMTDLVRYVLNSYKQLPVMLYQFKTKYRDEARARGGLIRVREFLMKDAYSFHTSQEDLDRHYQEEYDAYLRIYRRVGIEPVVVQSDTGIMGGKVAHEFMLDTPNGEDYLILCKKCGYQANREIAKFQRVPFKGDENAALEKVATPNSESIDELTKFLNVPAESTAKCVFFDFEGKLITVVVPGNLDVSEIKLHNLLKAKELYPAEDSLIKACGMVPGFASPINAHDTRIIVDEAIADSFDLVTGANEEGFHFKHCNPKRDFPKFEVADIAEASEVCKCPCCGELLTETRGIEMGNIFKLGTKFSESMGAKFLTAEKTTAPAIMGCYGIGVGRLMASVVENSHDDFGPIWPKSIAPFQVEIVPIGKEAELVELAEKFEKELEAAGIDVLVDDRDERPGVKFKDADLWGSPVRIAIGKKGLANGEVEWKFRNEKEFSMVKVEDVVAKAKAYFAE; from the coding sequence ATGAAACTCTCCAAGTACTTTTACGTGACGCTCCGCGAAACGCCGAGCGATGCCACCATGCCCTCCCACATCTTCCTCATGCGCGGCGGCTACATCAAGCCCGTCTCTACCGGTATCTACTCCATGATGCCCATGGGTTTCCGCGTGATCCAGAAGATTGTGAACATCATCCGCGAAGAAATGAACAAGATCGGTGGTATCGAAGTGGACCTGCCGGTGGTGCAGACCGCTGAACTCTGGAGCGAATCGGGCCGTTACCAGGCCATCGGCGAAGAACTGCTCCGCTTCAAGGATCGCAACAACCACAACATGGTGCTTGCCATGACGCACGAAGAGGCCATGACCGACCTCGTGCGCTACGTGCTCAACAGCTACAAGCAACTGCCGGTGATGCTCTACCAGTTCAAGACCAAGTACCGTGACGAAGCCCGTGCCCGCGGTGGTCTGATCCGCGTCCGCGAATTCTTGATGAAGGATGCCTACAGTTTCCACACCAGCCAGGAAGACCTCGACCGTCACTACCAGGAAGAATACGACGCCTACCTGCGCATCTACCGTCGCGTGGGCATTGAACCGGTGGTGGTGCAGAGCGATACGGGCATTATGGGCGGTAAGGTCGCTCACGAATTCATGCTCGACACTCCGAACGGCGAAGACTACTTGATTCTCTGCAAGAAGTGCGGCTACCAAGCCAACCGCGAAATCGCCAAGTTCCAGCGCGTGCCGTTCAAGGGCGACGAAAATGCAGCCCTCGAAAAGGTCGCCACGCCGAACAGCGAAAGCATCGACGAACTCACCAAGTTCCTGAACGTGCCTGCCGAATCTACTGCCAAGTGCGTGTTCTTCGACTTCGAAGGCAAGCTCATCACGGTGGTGGTTCCGGGCAACCTCGACGTTTCCGAAATCAAGCTCCACAACCTCTTGAAGGCCAAGGAACTCTACCCGGCCGAAGACAGCCTCATCAAGGCCTGCGGCATGGTTCCGGGCTTTGCTTCCCCGATTAACGCACACGACACCCGCATCATCGTGGACGAAGCGATTGCCGATTCCTTCGACCTCGTGACGGGTGCCAACGAAGAAGGCTTCCACTTCAAGCATTGCAACCCGAAGCGCGACTTCCCGAAGTTCGAAGTGGCCGACATCGCCGAAGCATCCGAAGTCTGCAAGTGCCCCTGCTGCGGCGAGCTCCTCACCGAGACCCGCGGCATCGAAATGGGCAACATCTTCAAGCTGGGCACCAAGTTCTCTGAATCCATGGGTGCGAAGTTCCTCACCGCCGAAAAGACCACCGCTCCCGCCATCATGGGCTGCTACGGCATCGGCGTGGGCCGCCTGATGGCATCCGTCGTGGAAAACAGCCACGACGACTTCGGACCGATTTGGCCCAAGTCCATCGCTCCGTTCCAAGTGGAAATCGTCCCCATCGGCAAGGAAGCTGAACTCGTTGAACTCGCCGAAAAGTTCGAGAAGGAACTCGAAGCAGCCGGCATCGACGTACTCGTGGACGACCGCGACGAACGCCCGGGCGTGAAGTTCAAGGACGCCGACCTCTGGGGTTCTCCGGTGCGCATCGCCATCGGCAAGAAGGGACTTGCCAACGGCGAAGTCGAATGGAAGTTCCGCAACGAAAAGGAATTCTCCATGGTCAAGGTCGAAGACGTTGTCGCCAAGGCCAAGGCTTACTTCGCTGAATAA
- a CDS encoding penicillin-binding protein activator LpoB encodes MRKLFAILALGCSLCMVACSSGGKTVTRIDTNSTTDLSGKWNDTDSRLVADEMITGCLGSAKIEKIIGEMGRTPTVVIGKVRNKSHEHISVETFIKDMERALLNSGAVDFVANSAERAELREEVRDQQGNATEESAKELHQETGADWMLTGTINTIVDQEGGQSVIFYQVDLELTDLQSHKKLWMGDKKIKKFISKDSVKL; translated from the coding sequence ATGCGTAAATTGTTTGCTATTCTCGCTCTCGGTTGCAGCCTCTGCATGGTCGCTTGCAGCAGCGGTGGCAAGACCGTCACTCGTATCGACACGAATTCTACAACGGACCTTTCGGGTAAGTGGAACGACACGGACTCCCGCCTGGTTGCCGACGAAATGATTACGGGTTGCTTGGGCAGCGCCAAGATCGAAAAGATTATCGGCGAAATGGGTCGTACCCCGACCGTCGTAATCGGCAAGGTCCGCAACAAGAGCCACGAACACATCAGCGTCGAAACCTTTATCAAGGACATGGAACGTGCCCTCTTGAATTCTGGCGCAGTTGACTTTGTCGCCAACTCTGCCGAACGTGCCGAACTCCGTGAAGAAGTCCGCGACCAGCAGGGTAACGCTACTGAAGAATCCGCCAAGGAACTCCACCAGGAAACCGGTGCTGACTGGATGCTGACCGGCACCATCAACACCATCGTGGACCAGGAAGGCGGCCAGTCCGTGATCTTCTACCAGGTGGACCTCGAACTCACCGACCTCCAGAGCCACAAGAAGCTTTGGATGGGCGACAAGAAGATCAAGAAGTTCATCTCTAAGGATTCTGTGAAGCTTTAA
- the mnmG gene encoding tRNA uridine-5-carboxymethylaminomethyl(34) synthesis enzyme MnmG, with translation MSLVAEFDVVVVGGGHAGIEATHAAWKLGVKTAMLTMDINAIGRMSCNPAVGGVAKGQIVRDIDALGGLMGLLTDKAGIQFRMLNMSKGPAVWGPRAQCDMKYYSEVAREVITNLPGLSVIQGELAAFTRMADGRLELTLLSGERYITRSLVITSGTFLASKMFTGLETSIGGRVGEPSADKLSECLAREGIALRRLKTGTPSRLDPDSIDFNECDVQRGDDTPWPMSDRHLAETVPGRDANYFWGDPANKFIRNDCVCWITRTNLKTHDILRSGFKDSPMFSGRIHGKGPRYCPSIEDKINRFGDRDGHQLFLEPEQADIGRVYINGFSSSLPADIQLAAIHTIPGLTHARVLQIGYAVEYDSVDATQLFPTFECKKVPGLYFAGQVCGTSGYEEAAGQGLLAGINAALKIKGEEPLILGRSDSYLGVMADDLVNILLDEPYRMFTSRAEYRLFLRSDNAETRLKERAHKIGMISDSDYSDWKRRQELMATARTRMTEESATPDQANPILEAGGQALSTERTRWINVLRRPGIDPEQLFRTALPDLNLTRRDQWFMYAEEIYAGFFDRQAREIDDQKKMESVRLPVDFDYMQVTAVSIESRQRLNAHKPLTLGQASRIPGVRPADITVLAHWLENRRF, from the coding sequence ATGTCTCTCGTTGCAGAATTTGACGTAGTCGTTGTCGGTGGTGGGCACGCTGGAATTGAAGCGACCCACGCCGCATGGAAACTCGGTGTAAAGACCGCCATGCTCACGATGGATATTAACGCCATCGGTCGTATGAGTTGTAACCCGGCCGTAGGCGGGGTGGCGAAGGGTCAAATTGTCCGCGACATCGATGCGCTCGGTGGTCTGATGGGACTTTTGACCGACAAGGCGGGCATCCAGTTCCGCATGCTCAATATGAGCAAGGGGCCGGCCGTGTGGGGCCCGCGTGCCCAGTGCGACATGAAGTACTACAGCGAAGTGGCCCGCGAAGTCATCACAAACCTTCCGGGGCTTTCTGTGATTCAGGGTGAACTCGCTGCCTTTACGCGCATGGCTGACGGTCGCCTGGAACTCACGCTCTTGAGCGGTGAACGCTATATTACCCGTTCGCTCGTGATTACGAGCGGAACATTCCTTGCCTCCAAGATGTTTACCGGGCTTGAAACGAGCATCGGTGGGCGAGTGGGCGAACCCAGCGCCGACAAGTTGTCGGAATGTCTGGCTCGCGAAGGGATTGCGCTCCGTCGCCTTAAGACGGGTACGCCGAGCCGCCTGGACCCCGATTCCATCGACTTTAACGAATGTGACGTGCAACGCGGAGATGATACTCCGTGGCCCATGAGCGACCGCCATTTGGCAGAAACCGTTCCTGGCCGCGATGCAAATTATTTCTGGGGCGACCCGGCAAATAAATTTATCCGTAACGATTGCGTGTGCTGGATTACCCGCACCAACCTTAAGACGCACGACATTCTGCGCAGCGGCTTTAAGGATAGCCCCATGTTCAGCGGCCGCATTCACGGCAAGGGTCCGCGCTACTGCCCGAGTATCGAAGACAAGATTAACCGCTTTGGCGACCGCGACGGTCACCAGTTGTTCCTTGAACCGGAACAGGCGGATATCGGTCGTGTCTACATCAACGGATTTAGTTCTAGCTTGCCGGCAGACATTCAGTTGGCCGCTATCCACACGATTCCGGGGCTGACCCACGCACGCGTGTTGCAGATTGGCTACGCCGTAGAATACGATTCTGTCGACGCCACGCAGTTGTTCCCGACATTTGAATGCAAGAAGGTTCCTGGGCTCTATTTTGCTGGCCAGGTCTGCGGCACGAGCGGTTACGAAGAAGCTGCCGGTCAGGGACTTTTGGCTGGCATTAACGCCGCCCTCAAGATCAAGGGCGAAGAACCTTTGATTCTTGGACGTTCGGATAGCTATCTGGGCGTGATGGCCGATGACTTGGTGAATATTTTGCTCGACGAGCCTTACCGCATGTTCACGAGCCGCGCCGAATACAGGCTGTTCCTCCGTAGCGATAATGCGGAAACTCGCCTGAAGGAACGCGCCCATAAGATTGGTATGATTTCGGACAGCGACTACTCCGATTGGAAGCGCCGTCAGGAATTGATGGCGACTGCCCGCACCCGCATGACCGAAGAATCGGCAACGCCCGACCAGGCAAATCCGATTCTCGAAGCCGGAGGTCAGGCTCTTTCGACCGAGCGCACCCGCTGGATTAACGTGCTGCGCCGTCCGGGAATCGATCCGGAGCAACTGTTCCGGACCGCGCTGCCCGACCTGAATCTGACCCGTCGCGACCAGTGGTTCATGTACGCCGAAGAAATCTACGCAGGCTTCTTCGACCGGCAGGCCCGCGAAATCGACGACCAGAAGAAGATGGAGTCCGTGCGCCTGCCCGTCGACTTCGACTACATGCAGGTGACCGCCGTCAGTATCGAAAGCCGCCAGCGCCTAAACGCCCACAAGCCCCTTACGCTTGGCCAGGCTAGCCGTATTCCCGGCGTCCGCCCGGCCGACATAACCGTGCTTGCCCATTGGCTCGAAAATAGGCGTTTTTAG
- a CDS encoding FKBP-type peptidyl-prolyl cis-trans isomerase N-terminal domain-containing protein, whose translation MDMKKIALGSAALAAFGLMACNGEKAIEKAPASINANTTDDQKFAYMLGAQFGGQNFTIIPRQMGEELFQDAVIQGVLDDVKSSKDTNFKPQMIPDSLQAISQRYSTIARKRYEETRPDSAMMAEGNNEKIKAYIDSVARAQPIAKAPASTGAAITIAADSPDNTKFSYLLGLQFAHQFINIGNQFQTEFDVDYFILGIKESAAKVADSTYTLQLPQDSLNAIGQRYQQKMQDLRAEAIKKQQEEEAKLKEEIAPLRGDTLANGMPQKFNTKVKATKISVDKTIAKDLENLEPFAGKPLLVMYFSATCGHCAHAAPEVLAMAKEFAPKGLITLAVASGGNQKVGIRKFMDNAKWDETINVVWDESRQFGELYSDGYVPKVYAVNPDGTYKMYAAFESEKEQLKKDLADLVAGKKVEWNPEAPKTEEKK comes from the coding sequence ATGGACATGAAGAAGATTGCTCTTGGTTCTGCAGCATTGGCTGCATTTGGTCTTATGGCTTGCAATGGTGAAAAGGCTATTGAAAAAGCTCCGGCCTCCATTAATGCCAATACGACTGATGACCAGAAATTTGCCTATATGCTGGGTGCCCAGTTCGGTGGCCAGAACTTCACGATTATTCCGCGCCAGATGGGTGAAGAACTTTTCCAAGACGCCGTTATCCAGGGTGTTCTTGACGATGTGAAGTCTAGCAAAGACACGAACTTCAAACCCCAGATGATTCCGGATTCCCTGCAGGCTATTAGCCAGCGCTACTCTACGATCGCTCGTAAGCGTTACGAAGAAACTCGCCCGGATAGCGCTATGATGGCCGAAGGCAATAACGAAAAGATCAAGGCTTACATTGATTCCGTGGCCCGCGCTCAGCCGATTGCAAAGGCTCCGGCTTCTACTGGTGCCGCTATTACTATTGCTGCCGATTCTCCAGACAACACCAAGTTCTCTTACCTGCTCGGTCTTCAGTTTGCACACCAATTTATCAATATCGGTAACCAATTCCAGACCGAATTCGATGTGGACTACTTTATTTTGGGTATCAAGGAATCTGCCGCCAAGGTTGCTGATTCTACTTACACGCTCCAGCTCCCGCAGGATTCTCTCAATGCCATTGGCCAGCGCTACCAGCAGAAGATGCAGGATTTGCGCGCTGAAGCCATCAAGAAGCAGCAGGAAGAAGAAGCCAAGCTGAAGGAAGAAATTGCTCCGCTCCGCGGCGATACGCTTGCTAACGGTATGCCGCAGAAGTTCAACACGAAGGTAAAGGCTACCAAGATTTCTGTGGACAAGACCATTGCAAAGGATCTTGAAAACCTCGAACCGTTTGCAGGCAAGCCGCTCCTGGTCATGTACTTCTCTGCCACTTGCGGTCACTGCGCTCACGCAGCACCCGAAGTGCTTGCCATGGCCAAGGAATTTGCTCCGAAGGGCTTGATTACGCTCGCAGTGGCTAGCGGCGGCAACCAGAAGGTCGGCATCCGCAAGTTCATGGACAACGCCAAGTGGGACGAAACCATCAACGTTGTTTGGGACGAATCCCGCCAGTTCGGCGAACTCTATAGCGATGGCTACGTTCCGAAGGTCTACGCTGTGAACCCGGACGGCACTTACAAGATGTATGCCGCCTTCGAAAGCGAAAAGGAACAGCTCAAGAAGGACCTCGCTGATCTTGTCGCTGGCAAGAAGGTGGAATGGAACCCCGAAGCTCCGAAGACTGAAGAAAAGAAGTAA
- a CDS encoding aminopeptidase P family protein: MVEKSIYKPYSQVFISSDRYNSKNLYRKRRKAMLKELDSFCVFAGIPMDPGTEEAYVQIWNKMVQEPAFMFLTGINQAGCYLLLDPMTDEEILFVPPKDPFKEFWNGKRLGFLEGDNEVARITGIQDVRPVDELMDTVVARAKKLPKGSYAYAYYFEKFKEDHNDRFRHQLLKALKPTGIKLKSAAALHWSLRLPLEPERIMDAEAAQAVTNNAFRKVLAEMKTFKTERDLGLKLDYEMQRESDGDLAFPTIVAGGANACCLHYVKKDEPLKAGELVLLDFGIRIGSLHSDISRTIPVSGKFSPLQKLLYQIVLDSQVEYQKHVRPGVSLKEIGMVPWDYIMQELETRLVKGAKGSYKLLYDKRPHGVSHFIGEQIHEGEPGTRSLDTVLRPGMLISCEPGLYGEFKATIAGKTYREKIGIRIEDDLLITKDGFRNISEDIPKTVDDLERLMKG; this comes from the coding sequence ATGGTCGAAAAGTCAATTTATAAGCCCTATTCGCAAGTTTTTATATCGTCTGACCGCTACAATTCCAAGAATTTGTACAGAAAACGCCGCAAGGCCATGCTCAAGGAACTCGATTCGTTCTGCGTTTTTGCAGGAATCCCCATGGATCCCGGTACTGAAGAAGCTTACGTGCAAATTTGGAATAAGATGGTGCAGGAACCGGCCTTCATGTTCCTGACAGGAATCAATCAGGCGGGTTGCTACCTGCTGCTCGATCCGATGACCGATGAAGAAATCCTATTCGTGCCGCCCAAGGACCCGTTCAAGGAATTCTGGAACGGCAAGCGCCTGGGCTTTTTGGAAGGCGATAACGAAGTTGCCCGCATTACGGGAATCCAAGATGTTCGCCCTGTAGATGAACTCATGGATACGGTGGTTGCCCGCGCGAAAAAGCTTCCGAAGGGGAGCTACGCTTACGCCTACTACTTTGAGAAGTTCAAGGAAGACCACAACGACCGGTTCAGGCACCAGCTGCTCAAGGCGCTCAAGCCTACAGGAATCAAGCTCAAGAGTGCAGCTGCTCTGCATTGGTCGCTTCGACTCCCGCTGGAACCTGAACGCATTATGGATGCCGAGGCGGCGCAGGCGGTAACGAATAACGCCTTCCGTAAGGTGCTCGCCGAAATGAAGACTTTCAAGACCGAACGCGATTTGGGCTTGAAGTTGGATTATGAAATGCAGCGTGAAAGCGACGGTGACTTGGCTTTCCCGACCATTGTGGCTGGCGGCGCAAATGCATGCTGCTTGCACTACGTCAAGAAAGACGAACCGTTGAAGGCGGGGGAGCTGGTGCTCTTGGATTTTGGCATTCGCATCGGAAGCCTGCATAGCGATATTTCCCGCACCATTCCTGTCTCCGGCAAGTTCAGCCCGCTACAGAAATTGCTGTATCAGATAGTGCTTGATTCTCAGGTTGAATACCAGAAGCATGTGCGCCCGGGCGTATCTCTCAAGGAAATCGGGATGGTTCCTTGGGACTACATTATGCAGGAATTGGAAACCCGCTTGGTTAAAGGCGCGAAGGGTTCGTACAAATTATTGTATGACAAGCGCCCGCACGGGGTAAGCCATTTTATCGGCGAACAGATTCACGAAGGCGAACCGGGAACCCGCTCCTTGGATACTGTCCTCAGACCGGGAATGCTGATTTCTTGCGAGCCGGGGCTCTACGGCGAATTCAAGGCGACCATTGCCGGCAAGACTTACCGCGAAAAAATCGGTATCCGTATCGAAGACGACCTGCTAATTACCAAGGACGGATTCAGGAACATTTCTGAAGATATCCCAAAAACGGTCGATGATTTGGAACGGCTGATGAAAGGTTGA
- a CDS encoding PhoH family protein produces the protein MNELRYSLSDDLKRTISGENETVFRLLESRFCVEIQTRLPGLRIIANENSDTTGVFAVLDQLKMAARHGKVLTATELERMLDPTDVSLDDHSGAIPTTPIFRNRMGVSVFAKTKAQAELVRAVEHNDIIFAKGPAGTGKTFLAVTLAVSSLERHEAERICLVRPAVEAGESLGYLPGDLKEKIAPYLRPIHDSLSELLPVEKLRKYEETGAIEVAPLAYMRGRTLKRAFIILDEAQNTTPEQMKMFLTRLGPHSKAIITGDATQVDLGKGQKSGLMHAMKLLKGIHGIAQVEFTATDVLRHPLVKDILNAYEKEK, from the coding sequence ATGAACGAATTACGCTATTCATTATCGGACGACCTGAAACGAACGATTTCAGGCGAAAACGAAACGGTTTTCCGCTTATTGGAGAGCCGTTTTTGTGTTGAAATACAGACAAGGCTTCCGGGGCTTAGGATTATCGCAAACGAAAATAGCGATACGACGGGTGTATTTGCCGTTCTAGATCAACTGAAAATGGCTGCCCGACACGGCAAGGTGCTTACCGCCACCGAACTGGAACGCATGCTTGACCCCACCGATGTTTCTCTTGATGACCATAGCGGGGCTATTCCCACTACGCCCATTTTCAGAAACCGCATGGGAGTTTCTGTCTTTGCAAAGACCAAAGCCCAGGCCGAACTGGTACGGGCAGTCGAACATAATGACATCATCTTCGCGAAAGGCCCTGCCGGAACCGGCAAGACCTTCTTGGCGGTGACTCTTGCGGTTTCCAGCTTGGAACGCCACGAGGCAGAACGAATCTGCCTTGTCCGCCCGGCCGTCGAAGCCGGAGAATCTCTGGGCTACCTGCCCGGTGACTTGAAAGAAAAAATCGCTCCGTACTTGCGCCCCATCCACGACAGCCTGTCGGAACTTTTGCCTGTGGAAAAGCTCCGCAAATACGAAGAAACCGGGGCCATTGAAGTGGCTCCCCTCGCCTACATGCGCGGACGCACCCTCAAACGGGCCTTTATCATTCTGGACGAAGCCCAGAACACCACGCCGGAACAGATGAAAATGTTCCTTACCCGCCTTGGTCCGCACAGCAAAGCTATTATTACAGGTGACGCCACCCAAGTGGATTTGGGCAAGGGCCAAAAGTCGGGCCTGATGCACGCCATGAAACTTCTGAAGGGAATTCATGGAATTGCGCAAGTGGAATTTACAGCCACCGACGTGCTTCGCCACCCGCTCGTGAAAGATATTTTGAACGCATATGAAAAGGAGAAATAA
- a CDS encoding HD family phosphohydrolase: protein MRFHLIIGWVLVVAAAIFLFPDKNIALQSERPHLGQVSTRTIVAPINFEVPKSEQEIEAEKTRAAEKVNAIFGYNSDETNRVSEDLKLFLHKLAQYGSLQIQINQLTASGESDSTLQSKVVQASRIYEVLKQRISTSAIKPLSLNSKARDSLMNVFNRMLQAGVSNTFIASTETAAQLYRDNYNLQDFKYIVYSKPNITLIKDNEKTTIEASNIQPLRRRIDEAFAQLQMSFPNEQGLLSAFYETLFVFMMPNVFYLEKETIASREEARNKVTLIKGMVPRGMEIVAQGAPITKEILEKIDALQRAQQKEENSKTFTAIYGNALIFVLIVTFFFLFLYNSPSRGMFRTSRQLWSLIALALLQIFTFWGFHHMSGSIKSLEISIIPENLDFMWLYPFAFTPITATVLYGRRIGIAFAVFSSMIFGILNGYDLAAMICAIAVTFVATAPIARMRYRVQFVYGIIVGILAMAAAISVMFLLRNRLSLEAFYQNLIAASANIVLCYALTSVALIHLMERIFGITTVLTLMEMSDFNRPALKRISEYAPGTFHHSIQVSNLAEHVAESIGANSLLVRVMALYHDIGKTMRPEYFTENQKQGINPHNNIDPLQSVKIITGHVEQGTALANEYNIPSLVAAGIREHHGSSIIQYFYHKALENAKETGEEVKVEDYSYKGPKPQSKETAILMLADIIEATSRSMTDTSPEALAAMIHKTIESRFTEGQFNECNLSIRELFKLERAFLDSLDGTYHTRVKYPGQK from the coding sequence ATGAGATTTCATTTAATTATCGGCTGGGTCCTGGTTGTCGCCGCGGCAATCTTCCTTTTCCCCGATAAGAATATTGCGCTCCAGTCTGAACGCCCGCATTTGGGCCAGGTGAGTACGCGTACCATTGTCGCTCCCATCAACTTCGAAGTTCCCAAGTCGGAACAGGAAATCGAAGCCGAAAAGACTCGCGCCGCCGAAAAGGTGAACGCCATTTTCGGTTACAACAGCGACGAAACCAATCGCGTTTCCGAAGATCTCAAACTGTTCCTGCACAAACTCGCTCAGTACGGATCCCTGCAGATTCAAATCAACCAGCTGACTGCCAGCGGCGAAAGCGATTCGACGCTGCAGTCCAAGGTGGTACAGGCATCCCGCATCTACGAAGTCTTGAAGCAGCGTATTTCTACATCGGCAATTAAGCCCTTGAGCTTGAATTCCAAGGCCCGTGACTCGCTCATGAACGTATTCAACCGCATGCTTCAGGCAGGTGTTTCGAATACCTTTATCGCCAGTACCGAAACAGCTGCCCAGCTTTACCGCGATAACTATAACCTGCAAGATTTCAAGTACATCGTCTATTCCAAGCCGAACATTACTTTAATCAAGGATAACGAAAAGACTACCATCGAAGCAAGCAACATCCAGCCCCTCCGCCGCCGCATCGACGAAGCTTTCGCTCAGCTCCAGATGAGTTTCCCGAACGAACAGGGCCTCTTGAGTGCCTTCTACGAAACGCTGTTCGTGTTCATGATGCCGAACGTTTTCTACCTCGAAAAAGAAACGATTGCTAGCCGCGAAGAAGCCCGTAACAAGGTGACCCTCATTAAGGGCATGGTGCCGCGCGGCATGGAAATCGTGGCACAAGGTGCGCCCATCACCAAGGAAATCCTCGAAAAGATCGACGCCTTGCAACGCGCCCAGCAGAAAGAAGAAAACTCCAAGACCTTTACCGCTATTTACGGTAACGCACTTATCTTCGTTCTGATTGTCACGTTCTTCTTCTTGTTCCTTTATAATTCCCCGTCTCGCGGAATGTTCAGGACCTCTCGTCAGCTGTGGAGCTTGATTGCGCTGGCCCTGTTGCAGATTTTCACTTTCTGGGGATTCCACCACATGTCCGGAAGCATCAAAAGCCTCGAGATTTCGATTATTCCCGAGAACCTGGACTTCATGTGGCTTTACCCCTTTGCCTTTACTCCCATTACGGCTACGGTGCTTTACGGCCGCCGCATCGGCATTGCCTTCGCCGTATTCTCGTCCATGATTTTTGGCATCTTGAACGGCTACGACTTGGCCGCTATGATTTGCGCCATTGCCGTGACCTTTGTTGCGACGGCTCCTATTGCCCGTATGCGTTACAGAGTCCAGTTCGTGTATGGAATTATCGTGGGTATTCTCGCCATGGCCGCTGCCATTAGCGTCATGTTCCTGCTGCGCAACCGCCTTTCTCTGGAAGCCTTCTACCAGAACCTGATTGCTGCCAGTGCCAACATCGTGCTTTGCTACGCCCTCACTTCTGTGGCTTTGATACACTTGATGGAACGTATCTTCGGTATCACCACGGTGCTTACGCTTATGGAAATGTCGGACTTTAACCGTCCGGCCCTCAAGCGTATTTCCGAATACGCTCCGGGTACATTCCACCACAGTATCCAGGTTTCGAACCTTGCTGAACACGTCGCCGAAAGCATCGGGGCCAACTCCCTGTTGGTGCGCGTGATGGCGCTTTATCATGATATCGGCAAGACGATGCGCCCTGAATACTTCACTGAAAACCAGAAGCAGGGAATCAACCCGCATAACAACATCGACCCGCTGCAGTCCGTGAAGATTATTACCGGACACGTAGAACAGGGTACGGCCCTTGCTAATGAATACAACATTCCGTCGCTGGTGGCTGCCGGTATTCGCGAACATCACGGCTCTTCGATTATTCAGTACTTCTACCATAAGGCTCTTGAAAACGCTAAGGAAACCGGCGAAGAAGTCAAGGTCGAAGATTATAGCTACAAGGGCCCGAAGCCGCAGAGCAAGGAAACTGCCATTCTGATGCTTGCAGACATCATTGAAGCTACAAGCCGCTCCATGACGGATACTAGCCCGGAAGCCTTGGCTGCGATGATTCACAAGACCATTGAAAGCCGCTTTACTGAAGGCCAGTTCAACGAATGTAACCTGTCGATTAGGGAACTTTTCAAGCTCGAACGGGCATTCCTGGATAGTTTGGACGGAACGTACCATACTCGCGTGAAGTACCCCGGACAAAAATAG